A single genomic interval of Microcebus murinus isolate Inina chromosome 24, M.murinus_Inina_mat1.0, whole genome shotgun sequence harbors:
- the LOC142864122 gene encoding ubiquitin carboxyl-terminal hydrolase 17-like protein 6, translating into MKAASVLQGGEPPFNAFAKLKISQPNLADDMDNPSCYRPKNSSLLSKRDPDLHLKQAPGTKPLAPRDKLLLTWKRPYGVGAGLCNVGNTCYMNAALQCLTYTPPLANYVLSQEHSLSCRRQECCMLCTMEAHVTRVLTQPGQVIKPSLALAAGFHRYNQEDAHEFLMCTVDAMKRACVSGHEPLDGHSEDTTLIRQIFGGYWRSQIKCLHCHGISDTFEPYLDIALDIEAAQSLNQALQWLVKPEHMDGQDAYHCGTCLKKVPASKSLTVHTASKVLMLVLKRFSDVTGNKIAKEVQYPECLDMQPYMSQRNRGPLVYLLYAVLVHAGSSCQSGHYFCYVKAGNGQWYKMDDAKVTACHISSVLSQPAYLLFYIQKSELGRDGGCASRGKKPRARGAEDTDKGATQRELKSDSGVKIPEFEERLEKTATTELSLDQWKCLLEQNRPKPAVNFRKIESTLPSNAVVIHPPKYKTEMTKDNNLLPASDKEERVQVSLKASKVPCVGGRARGSKRRNKHGTSSLVVFQ; encoded by the coding sequence ATGAAGGCTGCTTCagtcctccagggaggggagcctCCTTTCAATGCCTTTGCAAAACTCAAAATTTCTCAGCCAAATTTAGCTGACGATATGGATAACCCCAGTTGTTACCGACCTAAGAACTCTTCACTGCTATCTAAGAGAGATCCCGACCTGCATTTAAAACAGGCTCCTGGGACAAAGCCATTGGCTCCCAGGGACAAACTGCTGCTGACCTGGAAGAGACCTTATGGGGTTGGTGCTGGGCTCTGCAATGTGGGAAACACGTGCTACATGAATGCTGCACTGCAGTGCCTGACGTACACACCACCCCTCGCCAACTATGTGCTGTCCCAGGAGCATTCTCTAAGCTGTCGTCGTCAGGAATGCTGCATGCTGTGCACTATGGAAGCTCATGTCACCCGGGTGCTaacccagcctggccaggtgATCAAGCCCTCGCTGGCACTGGCTGCTGGCTTCCACAGATACAACCAGGAAGATGCCCATGAGTTTCTCATGTGCACTGTGGATGCCATGAAGAGAGCTTGTGTGTCTGGGCACGAGCCCTTAGACGGTCACTCTGAGGACACAACCCTAATCCGTCAAATATTTGGAGGCTACTGGAGGTCTCAGATCAAGTGTCTGCACTGCCATGGCATTTCAGACACCTTTGAACCTTACCTGGACATCGCCTTGGATATCGAGGCAGCTCAGAGCCTGAACCAAGCTTTGCAATGGTTGGTGAAGCCCGAGCACATGGACGGACAGGATGCCTATCACTGTGGTACTTGTCTAAAGAAGGTCCCTGCGTCCAAGTCTCTGACTGTGCACACTGCCTCCAAGGTCCTGATGCTTGTGTTGAAAAGGTTCTCAGATGTCACAGGcaacaaaattgcaaaagaagTGCAATATCCCGAGTGCCTTGACATGCAACCATACATGTCTCAGCGGAACAGAGGACCCCTTGTTTACCTCCTGTATGCTGTGCTGGTCCATGCTGGGAGCAGCTGTCAAAGTGGACATTACTTCTGCTATGTCAAAGCTGGGAATGGCCAGTGGTACAAAATGGATGATGCTAAGGTGACCGCCTGTCACATTTCTTCTGTCCTCAGTCAACCTGCCTACCTTCTCTTTTACATCCAGAAGAGTGAATTGGGGAGAGACGGTGGGTGTGCCTCCAGAGGGAAGAAACCAAGAGCCCGTGGGGCTGAAGACACGGACAAGGGAGCAACCCAACGGGAGCTCAAAAGTGACTCTGGCGTCAAGATTCCCGAGTTTGAGGAACGCTTGGAAAAGACAGCAACTACGGAGCTCTCCTTAGATCAGTGGAAGTGCCTCCTGGAACAAAACCGACCAAAGCCTGCGGTGAACTTCCGAAAAATTGAATCCACCCTGCCTTCCAATGCAGTTGTGATTCATCCACCAAAATACAAGACGGAGATGACAAAGGACAATAACTTGCTGCCCGCATCAGACAAGGAAGAAAGAGTCCAGGTGTCCCTGAAAGCTAGCAAAGTCCCTTGTGTGGGTGGGAGGGCCAGGGGTAGCAAGAGGAGGAACAAGCACGGCACAAGTTCTCTGGTTGTGTTCCAGTAA